The genomic DNA GTGAAGCTGGTATGAAAGTCTATGGTTTAGGAGAAAAGAAAACACCAAAACCTTTTATTGTAGCGTGTGACAAGTTTATTTATATTGAAATTTTGAAACAGCAAGCTTCTGAAAACGAGCAAGAATCTACAGAAGTAACAACAGATACTAAAAATGAATACGATAAAATAACCCAAAAAGAGATTCGTTTTATAGCAGCAACGATAGATGATGTTGCAGATGATGATGGTTGGGCATTTTTAGGAGATGTTGGAGGACTTTTACAAAAGAAACAACCCAATTTCGATTCTAGAAATTATGGCTTTCAGAAATTAACTCCTTTAATTAAATCGATTCCTACTTTTGAAATCGAAAGACGTGAAACAACTAAAGGGCGTTTGAAACTTATTTATGTGAAGATTAAAGAAGTGATGCCTAAGGGTAAAAAGAAATAGGATAATGTTATTGTGAGGCATTCGTCTCTGCGAGGTACGAAGCTATCTGTTTGTTAATATTCCTAGATTTTCACGTCTTACCTTCTCGAAATGATAACATTTCGCAATTAAAAAATTGATATTTTAACGAACACAAGCACAATGTACTTTTCACTATATTTAAGTTGGTACTTTTTAAAATTCCAGTAATATCAGCGAATGCCGTATAAATGTCGTTAATAAACCGCTATCAAACTGAAAACTTTGTGAATACTTTTGATTCAAAAACAAACTGAATTAATTATGACAGGAATCGGAAAAAGAATTAAAGATATAAGAGTGAAAAGAAATTTGTCTCAAGAAAATTTAGCAGAATCAGCTAAAATTAATTTAAGAACCTAAATGTGAGTTTTATATTTATCCTTTTAATCTAGGTTGGATAAAAAGAATGTGCCTTTTAAAAAACTAGATAAACACCTTTGGAGTTTCGTTCAGAAATTATTAAAAACTTCTACTCGTATAAATTGTTACACTTTTACTCAACTAGGTTGTTGCACTGTAAGTTTACCTGTCATGGCATTAGATGTTTCACAGAAAGGTAATAAACCATTCAATTAAACATTCTTCCAGAATAACAAACTGTTTAGAAAAACGCTATAAAAAGCTTCGATTTTATCCCAATTACTTCATTCACGACAAAATACCTGCATTTCACGACAAATTTTTGGCACTATTATTTATAATTGCCAAATTTCGTGAAAATTTCTGATTATGAATGAGCAAATACTATTTGGACTGCTATTATTTTTATTGCTAACTTTTACTGCACAAACAAATTGTTACGAGTCAGATTGTATGGCAACCAATTTTAAACCTACCCAGCATACAACAGAAATTGATAATCAAATTCAAGTAAAAGATAATACATCTTTAGTTTTTTTTAACAGCATAATGCTCTTTAGGATAACCAACTTGTCTTAGGGTGCTATTTATTGTAGTAATAATCAATTAACTGGTTATTACTATTACTGTTGTGAAACAAAAAAGTGATGCACAGTAAACTTTAGGAAGTTCTATATAACTAAATACCAAACAAAGAAAAAAATTAATAAAATAGTCATATTATGAAAAAAATTACACTTTTAATCGCATTTCTATTTTTAGCATTCAATAGCCAAACTTCTTCCGCTCAATTTACAGAAGATTTCTCTAGTGTATCTTGTTTCCCTTGTAGTTCGTTTAGCTTTACACAAGAAGGTATTCAATATGATGTTATAACTAATGGTAATATGGAAACGAGTGGGGGTTCTATTATTATAGATCCTGAAGCTTCTATCAAACGAAACGATGGAGGAGATTTTACTTTTACGAGTATATTAATAAATAATGTAGGATGTTGTGGTGCTGTTGTAACTGTTAGTGGGTATAATAACAATAGTTTAGTAGGGGATTCTCAAACCGTTTCGTCTAGCAATTCTGCAACATTAAGTTTTAGTATTGGCACAGTAGATGAAGTAAAAATATCAAGTATTGATTTTTTTAAAATTGATAATTTTTCTGCAACCAATATATTCCCAAATACAGCCCCAGTATTTGAGAACAGCACACCAGTTGCTACTTCAATTACATCTATGGGTTTCACTTTAGAAACAGACATCAACGAAGCAGGCACAATTTACTATGTAGTTTTGGCAGATGGCGCAACTGCACCAACAGCAGCAGAAGTAAAAGCAGGTACAGGTAACGCAGGCGCAAGTGTTGTAACTAGTGGTAATGCAACTGTAAATACAGGCGGTTTTACAAACGATTTTATTATTACAAATTTAACAGAAAACACAACTTATAATGTGTATGTGGCGGCAGAAGATGATGAAACCACACCGCTTTTACAAGCAAGTGCAACATTAGTTACTGTAAAAACATTTAAGTCTTTAGCAAATATTGTAATTAGTGAAATAATGTACAATTCACCAGAACGTGGTTCAGATGAAAATGAATATATAGAGTTGTATAATGCAGGAACTGCTGCAGTAGATCTTACCGGATATTCTTTCTCTAAAGGTGTTACACACACATTTACAACAGGTTCAATTGCTGCAGGAGCCTATTTTGTAATTGCAGTTAAGGTAGCTTCATTCGAGGCCGCGTTTGGTGCTGGTACAGCCGATGCAAGTTTGGTGGGTTCTCATAGTTTAAGCAATGGAGGAGAAGAAATTGAATTAGTAGATGATGTAAATCGCATTGTAGATTATGTACATTATGATAATCGGTCTCCTTGGCCGACAGGCGCTAATGGTGATGGACCGTCTATGGAATTACGTGATATAACATCAGATAATAATGTTGGAGCTAATTGGTCAGCCTCTAACGATGTAAGAGATTTTAGAACAAGTATACCAGGACCTGCTTATCTTAATAATTTGCCAATAAGAGGCACACCAGGTTTAGCTGCAAATTTTGATATTATTGCTCCAGTTTTCGAAAACAGCAAACCAGTAACAGCGTCAATAACAACAACAGGTTTTACGTTAGAAACAGATTTAGATGAAGCAGGTACAATTTATTATGTAGTTCTAACAGATGGCGCAACTGCACCAACAGCTGTAGAAGTAAAAGCAGGTACAGGTAATGGTGGTGCAAGTGTAGTTTCTAGTGGTAATATAGCTGTAAATGTAGGAGATTTTACCAATAATTTTAATATTACAGGTCTAACAAATAGTACAGCTTATGATGTGTATGTGATTGCAGAAGATGATGAAGCTGCGTCTAATTTACAGGCGAATCCAACAAAAATAGAAGTTACAACGTTAACATTATCACCAACAAACAACATTCTCTACGTTAAGAAAAATATAAGTGGCGGTAATGGTGAAGGTGATTCTTGGGCAAACGCAGTACCAGAATTAGCAGATGCGTTAGTTTGGGCAAACAAGAATAAAGCAAATTTCACTACAATTCCTTTACAAATTTGGGTAGCAGGCGGTACGTATAAACCCTTGTATAGTCCAGAAGATGGTGAAAATTTCACAAGTGATGGCAGAAATAATGCTTTTTCATTAGCCAATAATGTGCAAATCTATGGAGGTTTTGTGGGTACAGAGACTACGTTGGCAAATAGAAATCTAAGCTTACCAGCAAATACAACTATTTTAAGTGGAGATATTGGTACTGTTGATGACAATACAGATAATACCTACCATGTGGTAGTTAGTGCAGGTGATTTGGGTACAGCACGTTTAGATGGTTTTACCATTGTTGACGGTTATGCAGATAGTGATGATCCTGCGATATTGATAAATACCAAAGAGGTTTATAGTTGTTCTGGAGCAGGAATCTATAATTCAGAGTCAGTACCTTTTTATACAAATTTAATCATACAGGAAAACAGTTGTACAGAATCTGGTGGCGGTATGTTTAGTTATAAATCTAGACCAAGTCTTCAAAATAGTATTTTTAAAAATAATCAAGCGAAAGATGGTGGAGGTATGGCAAATCAATTTGAAACATCAGCTACATTACTTAATATATCTATCATCAACAACAATGCTACTACAAATGCTAGTGGTTTGTATAATGTAGATGACTCTAATGCAACACTTATCAACGTTACA from Polaribacter sp. ALD11 includes the following:
- a CDS encoding NYN domain-containing protein — translated: MDIKLAVLIDGDNIPSAYVKEMMEEIAKYGNPTIKRIYGDWTKPNLNKWKSLLLENAITPIQQYGYTTGKNATDSAMIIDAMDILYSEKVDGFCLVSSDSDFTRLATRLREAGMKVYGLGEKKTPKPFIVACDKFIYIEILKQQASENEQESTEVTTDTKNEYDKITQKEIRFIAATIDDVADDDGWAFLGDVGGLLQKKQPNFDSRNYGFQKLTPLIKSIPTFEIERRETTKGRLKLIYVKIKEVMPKGKKK